A region of the Pantoea alfalfae genome:
GACGGTTTCCGGGCGCTGACCGATCTGTCGCTGCAGATCGGCGTCGGTGAACTGCGCTGCGTGATCGGCCCTAACGGTGCGGGCAAAACCACGCTGATGGATGTGATTACCGGCAAAACGCGTCCTGACGCTGGCCGGGTGATCTACGACCAGGACAGCGATCTGACCCGCCTTTCACCGGTGGAGATCGCCCGCGCCGGGATCGGCCGTAAGTTCCAGAAACCCACGGTGTTTGAGGCGTTAACCGTGTTCGAGAATCTGGAGATCGCGCTCAAAGACGACAAATCGGTCTGGGCCAGCCTGCGCGCCCGCCTCAGCGGCGAACAGCGTGACCGCATTGATGAGGTGCTGAAACTGCTGCGGCTGGGCGGCGAACGCCAGCGTCGCGCGGGCCTGCTGTCACACGGCCAGAAGCAGTTTCTGGAGATCGGCATGCTGCTGGTGCAGGAGCCGCATCTGCTGCTGCTGGATGAACCGGCCGCGGGTATGACCGATGCCGAAACGGCCTACACCGCCGAGCTGTTCCGCAGCCTGGCGGGCAAGCATTCGCTGATGGTGGTGGAGCATGACATGGGCTTTGTCGAGACTATCGCCGACCATGTCACCGTGCTGCATCAGGGACAGGTGCTGGCCGAGGGTTCGCTGCGCGACGTGCAGTCCAACGAGCAGGTTATCGACGTTTATCTGGGGCGCTGAAATGTTACAGGTTACTGAACTGAATCAATATTATGGCGGCAGTCATATTCTGCGCGGCCTGTCATTTGAGGTTAAGATTGGCGAAATTACCTGTCTGCTGGGGCGCAACGGCGTGGGGAAAACCACGCTGCTGAAATGCCTGATGGGGCTGATTCCGGCGAAGTCAGGCGAGATTCACTGGCAGCAGCAGCGCATGAATGGCCGCAAGCCGCACCAGCGGGTGCAGGCGGGCATCGCCTATGTGCCGCAGGGTCGGGAAATCTTTCCGCGTCTGACGGTGGAAGAGAACCTGCTGATGGGCCTGTCACGCTTTCCGGCTGCCCAGGCACGTGAAGTACCGGAGGAGATCTACCAACTTTTTCCGGTGCTGCTGGCGATGAAGTCACGCCGGGGCGGCGATCTCTCAGGCGGTCAGCAGCAGCAACTGGCGATCGGCCGGGCGCTGGCCTGCCGGCCACAGCTGCTGATCCTCGACGAGCCGACCGAAGGGATCCAGCCTTCGGTGATCAAAGAGATCGGCGCGGTAATCCGCCAGCTGGCGCAGCGGGGCGATATGGCGATCCTGCTGGTGGAGCAGTTTTATGACTTCGCAGCGGAGCTGGCGGACAGTTATCTGGTGATGTCGCGCGGGGAGATCGTGCAGCGTGGCCGCGGCGACACCATGGAAGCTGAGGGTGTGCGCGGCCTGGTGGCGATTTAAATCCGGCTCAGAGCAGGCCGGTCTCGACGGAGAAGTGCCGCTCTTCGCCGCTGGCCAGGGTGATCAGCGTACCGGCCTGCTGCGCGGCCAGAAAGCCCTCTGGACGACAGGTGGCGGGCAGAATGTAGGCCGCCACCTGCTGATCGTGGTTATGCAGCAGCCAGCGGGTCGCGTGCGGAAACTGCGCGGTAGAGAAGCGCGTCATCAGCGCATAGCCCTGCGGCGAATGCAGCTCAAACTGCACGTCATCGCCATACTGCGGCAGATCGTCCGCGAAGAAGACGATCTCCGGCTCGCAGAGTTGCGGCTGATCGAGCTGTTGTAACGCCTGTGGATCGCGCGATAAGTGATCCGTGTACTCGCGCCAGGCAGGTGTGGGTTTAAGGTGTGCGGGGATCGAGCGACGCAGCTGGAATGCCCGATCGGGGATCGACTGCCGGAAGCGTCCCTGGTCGATCCACGCGCTGTTTAGGTGACACATATACTGCAGCGGCATCGCCGCGCCCGCCAGATTGGTCACCGTCATCGCTATCGTCAGACGGGGCCGATCGGCCTGAAGGCGGACGGCAGGTGCCGCAAGGTAGTGATGGCCGAAGCCTTTAACATATTCACACTCCCCTTCCAGCGACAGCGTCTGATCCTCCAGCACCAGCCAGGCGCTGTCCATGCGGGCGCAGGCCATCTCACCGTGCAGCGGATGATCGTCCTCTGGTGCGGGACAGCCGTTGGCCAGCAGTCCCGAATGAAAGGCAAAACAGCCGTAAGTGTCGATGATCGAATTGGCGGGCAGCGGCTGTTTAAAACTGTGGCCCATGGTCAGATTGTGCTCGTCGAACTGCACGTCCCAGACCATCTGTCCGAGAAATGGCAGCACGGTCACGCTGCCGCGCCGGTTATGAATGCGCACCGCCTCAATGCCCGCCGGATAGCGAAACAGCTCAACCCGGAAGTCATCGCTCTCTAACAGCACCCAGGGTGTGGTGTGAAACTGTTCACTGGCTAAAGGTAAACGGGTTTTCATGGTGACTCCTCCGCCAGACGACCGGTCGCAACCAGCTGTTTTTTATGGCGCAGTTCGCCATAGAAGTAGAATCCGACCCAGGCGAAACAGAGCAGCGAGACGCCAAATGCCCGCTGCATCGAACCCAGTGAGTCCGAAACCAGGCCCTGCAGCGCCGGGACAAAGGCCGCACCGACAATCGCCATCACGATAAACGCGCCTGCGACTTCGGTGTATTTGTTATCGACCGTCGCCAGCGTTCCCGCGTAGATCGTCGCCCAGCAGGGACCAAACAGCACGCTGACAAACACAGCGGCGTAGACGGCGGTAAAGTTCGGCACCAGCATCACATAGGCCAGCGTCAGCACGCCCAGCACCGAATAGGCGATCAGCACTTTCTCGGCACGGAAGCGGGTCATCAGGAAGTTCGCCACGAACTTACCGATAAAAAAGCAGACGAAGCTGTAGATCATAAAGTTAGAGGCGTGACGTTCGTTGGTCGCCCCCAGCGTCAGCGCCAGACGAATGGTAAACGACCAGACCGCGACCTGCATGCCAACATAGAGGAACTGGGTCACAATGCCGCGTTTAAAGTGACGATTAGCGGCCAGATAGCGGAAGGTCTCGCCCAGCGAGGGGCGCGATCTCTCATTACTCTCAGGTTTGCAGCGCGGATAGCGGGTGAACATAAACAGCAGCATTACGACTACCAGCACCATCACCAGATATTTGTAAGGCTCCAGCGTGTGCTCCAGCATCGTCAGACGGAAGGCATGCGCCTGCTCTGCCGTCATCGTCGCCATCTGACTCTCCAGGCTGTCGCCCTCCTGGAACACCAGATATTTACCCAGCACGATCCCCATCAGCGCACCAATCGGATAGAAGGTCTGGCTGACGTTGAGGCGCAGCGTCGCATGGTCACGATGACCAATCATCGAACTGTAGGTATTGGCCGCAGTTTCCAGGAAGCTCAGGCCGATGGCGATAGCAAAGATCGCCGCCAGGAACATGGTGTAGGTCGCCATGTGCGAAGCGGGATAAAAGGCGATACAGCCAGCGATATAGAGTGCCAGGCCGATCATGATTGCCATCTTGTAACTGGTTTTACGGATCACCAGCGAGGCGGGGATCGCAATCAGAAAATAGCCGCCATAAAAGGCGCTCTGCACCAGCGCACTGGCAAAATCGCTCAGGGCGAACACGCTTTTAAACTGGGTGATCAGGATATCGTTAAGACTCGCTGCACAACCCCAGAGCGGAAAGA
Encoded here:
- the fucP gene encoding L-fucose:H+ symporter permease — its product is MQQKIVQQSDGYLNKTPLFQFILLSCLFPLWGCAASLNDILITQFKSVFALSDFASALVQSAFYGGYFLIAIPASLVIRKTSYKMAIMIGLALYIAGCIAFYPASHMATYTMFLAAIFAIAIGLSFLETAANTYSSMIGHRDHATLRLNVSQTFYPIGALMGIVLGKYLVFQEGDSLESQMATMTAEQAHAFRLTMLEHTLEPYKYLVMVLVVVMLLFMFTRYPRCKPESNERSRPSLGETFRYLAANRHFKRGIVTQFLYVGMQVAVWSFTIRLALTLGATNERHASNFMIYSFVCFFIGKFVANFLMTRFRAEKVLIAYSVLGVLTLAYVMLVPNFTAVYAAVFVSVLFGPCWATIYAGTLATVDNKYTEVAGAFIVMAIVGAAFVPALQGLVSDSLGSMQRAFGVSLLCFAWVGFYFYGELRHKKQLVATGRLAEESP
- the urtD gene encoding urea ABC transporter ATP-binding protein UrtD; amino-acid sequence: MSDVLFTQTQLADRHRAQRDPVLQLEKISVSFDGFRALTDLSLQIGVGELRCVIGPNGAGKTTLMDVITGKTRPDAGRVIYDQDSDLTRLSPVEIARAGIGRKFQKPTVFEALTVFENLEIALKDDKSVWASLRARLSGEQRDRIDEVLKLLRLGGERQRRAGLLSHGQKQFLEIGMLLVQEPHLLLLDEPAAGMTDAETAYTAELFRSLAGKHSLMVVEHDMGFVETIADHVTVLHQGQVLAEGSLRDVQSNEQVIDVYLGR
- the urtE gene encoding urea ABC transporter ATP-binding subunit UrtE, which codes for MLQVTELNQYYGGSHILRGLSFEVKIGEITCLLGRNGVGKTTLLKCLMGLIPAKSGEIHWQQQRMNGRKPHQRVQAGIAYVPQGREIFPRLTVEENLLMGLSRFPAAQAREVPEEIYQLFPVLLAMKSRRGGDLSGGQQQQLAIGRALACRPQLLILDEPTEGIQPSVIKEIGAVIRQLAQRGDMAILLVEQFYDFAAELADSYLVMSRGEIVQRGRGDTMEAEGVRGLVAI
- a CDS encoding aldose 1-epimerase family protein yields the protein MKTRLPLASEQFHTTPWVLLESDDFRVELFRYPAGIEAVRIHNRRGSVTVLPFLGQMVWDVQFDEHNLTMGHSFKQPLPANSIIDTYGCFAFHSGLLANGCPAPEDDHPLHGEMACARMDSAWLVLEDQTLSLEGECEYVKGFGHHYLAAPAVRLQADRPRLTIAMTVTNLAGAAMPLQYMCHLNSAWIDQGRFRQSIPDRAFQLRRSIPAHLKPTPAWREYTDHLSRDPQALQQLDQPQLCEPEIVFFADDLPQYGDDVQFELHSPQGYALMTRFSTAQFPHATRWLLHNHDQQVAAYILPATCRPEGFLAAQQAGTLITLASGEERHFSVETGLL